In Streptomyces sp. NBC_01426, one genomic interval encodes:
- a CDS encoding MSMEG_1061 family FMN-dependent PPOX-type flavoprotein gives MTTSLDGSAFDSLRLDAVRDQEALRRVYPSPSGAAVRKQMTELTEQTRWLIGCSSLVLIASADAEGNCDVSPRGGPAGFVAVLDERTVAIPDATGNKRLDTLQNVIATGRAGLLFVIPGRTTTLRVNGRACVSTRPELLSQLTAVGKPPASALVLGIEEVYPHCPKSLLRSAAWKPEEWLSADAQPASAEVTLAQLRLPELTIADIERAEADSLKYRYE, from the coding sequence ATGACGACATCCCTTGACGGCAGTGCCTTCGACTCTCTCCGCCTCGACGCCGTGCGCGACCAGGAGGCGCTGCGCCGGGTCTACCCGTCTCCCAGCGGCGCGGCCGTGCGGAAGCAGATGACGGAACTCACCGAGCAGACACGGTGGTTGATCGGCTGCTCATCGCTGGTCCTGATCGCCAGCGCGGATGCCGAGGGCAACTGTGACGTCTCCCCGCGCGGCGGCCCCGCCGGGTTCGTCGCCGTCCTGGATGAACGGACGGTGGCGATACCGGACGCGACCGGCAACAAGCGTCTCGACACCCTGCAGAACGTCATCGCCACCGGACGGGCCGGGCTGTTGTTCGTCATCCCGGGGCGCACCACGACGCTCAGGGTGAACGGCCGGGCCTGCGTCTCCACGCGTCCAGAGCTGCTGTCGCAGCTGACCGCGGTGGGCAAGCCGCCGGCCAGTGCGCTGGTACTGGGGATCGAGGAGGTCTACCCGCATTGCCCCAAGTCGCTGCTGCGCAGTGCGGCCTGGAAGCCGGAGGAGTGGCTGTCGGCGGACGCCCAGCCAGCTTCGGCGGAGGTGACGCTGGCGCAACTGCGGTTGCCGGAGCTGACGATCGCCGACATCGAGCGGGCGGAGGCGGACTCGCTGAAGTATCGGTACGAGTGA